From the genome of Solanum dulcamara chromosome 12, daSolDulc1.2, whole genome shotgun sequence:
ATACTAGAACAAAGAAAGGAGAAGCATGACCTCCAGAGCATACTATGCATATTGATTCTTGAATAATCAACACTCTGGTGCTAGCAAAAATTAGAGCTTTAAATATTAATAGTCGGAAGAGCAAACAAAGACCTTCCAACCGAAGGAAAAAAATATCTTCAACTTTGAAATGCTATTCAGTTGAGGTAGCAACCTTAAATACTATTACATCGATGTAGTAGGCGACGAGACAACAGCTAGTATTGTTACTATAAAGAATAATAATGTCAGAAGTAGAACCGTCACAAACTTATATTAAAGTTCAAGAGAATACACAACTAATTAAGGAGCATCAACAATATTTAAAGTCTATGACGATCCTCCTTGCTAAGGAACAGAATTTGTGAATTGCTATTTAAAGAATATTCAGTAATAAAAGCATTAAAAATACTTTGAGCTGGGAAAACAGAAACAGAAACAGCTTAGGAATGCAAAGAAGATCTTACCTGTATAATGCCCTTCACGCGCCAAACATTGTGCTTTAAAACTACAATTTGCGAGTCATCTGGATGCAAAGACTGCATTTCCTGCCTAACAGATTCAATACTTGCATTGTGTTCTGCCGAAAGCTGAATAGCAATAATCTCTCCAGTTGCCTTGACAAGTCTCCCCAAGACTGCCCGAGAGTCGCCAAGATTGGCAATATATAATGTCCCACTGCAGATAACTCCAACAAGGCAGCATGATCCAACAGCAGCAATCTGAGGTTGTACGGGCCATCGCCTTGTGACAATAGAGAGGAAACCCTCTTCTGTGGCTTGAAATGCCTTCCGGATCACCTCCACAGACACAGTTTGCTGCTCAGACGTAAAACCTGCATATTTGAACCAAGTGGTCGAGTGAAAACCTAGAGGCCCTAAAATAATACAAACATTGTCCAGGGAAGTTAACATAATAACTTCACAAAAAAGAGATACTTTGCATCTAGAGTACTATATGTTtgctgtgattttttttttataacctaGAAATCCCCAACAGTTCGAAACTCCATGGGTACTGGGCTCGCCCCTTTCCTCATCTCCAATTAATTAGCCGGCTTTTGCCTACTGCAAGGTTGAATCCATGATGTGCTCCTAACCACACATCAAGCAATGCGCTCTTGCCACTAAGTCAAAGCCCCAAGGGGCTACTTGGACTTTTGATTATTGTTAGTCCTTAAAAGCTAATACATAGCTAATACTTAAGACTCCTCGAATTAACTCGAAAAACAATTTTAAAAGTAAGAAGACAGGATTCAGCTCACCTCATCATGAACCATCGAAATAGTATTGATTATCCCCCCTGAAACTGAAAAAATTGAACAACTCGATTCGAAGTGGTTATAAAAACTTACTCTTGAGATGCTGGAAGAGGTGATCATTGATGAACCTTGAAGTCTCAGGACCACCATGGCCATCATAAATTCCAACAAAGGTACCATATGGACCTGAATCATTCAATCCGAGGCACCCAGATTCAACTTGGCTTTGATCTTCCAATAGACTATTAGCCTGAACTACAGCCATTGAGAACTCTCCATTAAAATGTTGCCCTGTATCCTTATACCATAGCAGCCCATCTTGACGTCCACTGGCATCGGAACCTGTATGAACGTGTCGATTGGCCCTTGGCTGAAAACAGGCCCTCAAGAAGTTCATTAACCCAGATAACATACCTCATCTCCTCCAATACACCATCTAAACTCTCCACATCTAACAGGACACACTAAATAAACCTCAACTTTGGATATGT
Proteins encoded in this window:
- the LOC129876207 gene encoding probable protein phosphatase 2C 46; amino-acid sequence: MLSGLMNFLRACFQPRANRHVHTGSDASGRQDGLLWYKDTGQHFNGEFSMAVVQANSLLEDQSQVESGCLGLNDSGPYGTFVGIYDGHGGPETSRFINDHLFQHLKSFTSEQQTVSVEVIRKAFQATEEGFLSIVTRRWPVQPQIAAVGSCCLVGVICSGTLYIANLGDSRAVLGRLVKATGEIIAIQLSAEHNASIESVRQEMQSLHPDDSQIVVLKHNVWRVKGIIQISRSIGDVYLKKAEFNREPLYAKFRLREPFRRPILSSDPAILVHQVQPQDQFIIFASDGLWEHLSNQEAVDIVQNHPRNGIAKRLVKTALHVAAKKREMRYSDLKKIDRGVRRHFHDDISVVVVFLDSDSASRASSVKVPNLSVKGGGISLPRNTLAPFTTSN